In one window of Betaproteobacteria bacterium DNA:
- a CDS encoding extracellular solute-binding protein, whose amino-acid sequence MTRRKSMSKLAAILGLAATLVLTSAPLATYGADDPPAVKAAAAGAQDALRKTIAQAAKEGEISYWDAVIQPSTNNALAEGFRKYYGLPSSFKVNYSLSATGALVTRVDQEFGAGRVTIDVVGIASLPWVHEKVRAGHVMKYDSPQYPAYKAAMEKGLGLDGYFAFNGAYLFVPMWSSDKLDFKSSSYKDVLGAVQPGRLTIGDASKSVTYLATYMAHRDVLGIDFFKELAAMKPVLALRSELIASQLVTGQYQLTWSGMPTRAYQFNQKGGKLKFILPKEGVVLLPQAQFITAKAPHPNAAKLWLDFVLSEEGQKIVVNGEALISGRSGFKSPLPEYAPPIDSLNVIKMDWAKISTADMSKARAEWVGMFNP is encoded by the coding sequence ATGACGAGGAGAAAGAGCATGTCGAAATTGGCCGCAATCCTGGGGCTCGCCGCAACCCTTGTGCTTACGTCGGCGCCGCTGGCGACCTACGGCGCCGACGACCCGCCAGCCGTGAAGGCGGCGGCGGCCGGCGCTCAGGACGCGTTGCGCAAGACGATCGCGCAAGCGGCTAAGGAAGGCGAGATCAGCTACTGGGACGCCGTCATACAGCCGTCGACCAACAACGCGCTGGCCGAGGGCTTCCGCAAATACTACGGCCTGCCGTCGAGCTTCAAGGTGAATTACAGCCTGTCGGCGACCGGCGCGCTGGTGACACGGGTCGACCAGGAATTCGGCGCCGGGCGCGTGACCATCGACGTGGTCGGCATCGCGTCTCTGCCCTGGGTGCACGAAAAGGTGCGCGCCGGTCACGTGATGAAGTACGACTCGCCCCAGTACCCGGCATACAAGGCGGCGATGGAAAAAGGCCTCGGGCTCGACGGCTACTTCGCCTTCAACGGCGCGTACCTGTTCGTGCCGATGTGGAGCAGCGACAAGCTCGACTTCAAGAGCAGCTCGTACAAGGACGTGCTGGGCGCCGTGCAACCGGGCCGGCTGACGATCGGCGATGCCAGCAAGTCGGTGACGTATCTGGCCACCTACATGGCGCATCGCGACGTGCTGGGAATCGACTTCTTCAAGGAGCTCGCCGCGATGAAGCCGGTGCTCGCGCTGCGCTCCGAGCTGATCGCCAGCCAGCTCGTGACCGGCCAGTACCAGCTCACCTGGTCCGGCATGCCGACCCGCGCCTATCAGTTCAACCAGAAAGGCGGCAAGCTCAAGTTCATCCTGCCGAAGGAAGGTGTGGTGCTGCTGCCGCAGGCGCAGTTCATCACCGCCAAGGCGCCGCATCCGAACGCAGCCAAGCTCTGGCTGGACTTCGTGCTTTCGGAGGAGGGCCAGAAGATCGTCGTCAACGGCGAGGCGCTCATCTCCGGGCGCAGCGGCTTCAAGAGCCCGCTGCCCGAATACGCGCCGCCGATCGACAGCCTGAACGTCATCAAAATGGACTGGGCCAAGATTTCGACTGCGGACATGAGCAAGGCGCGGGCCGAATGGGTCGGCATGTTCAACCCATGA
- a CDS encoding SDR family oxidoreductase encodes MDLPGRVGGGMSTASRTALVTGAAQGLGSAIALRLAREGYDVAVSDPTAEKLLTTVHAIEALGRRAHTVELELRDQASIERAFAQVVQAFGTLDVLVNNAGITLRRSALEVSREEWNDVIAVMLSGTFFMSQQMGRYLVAAGRPGAIVSLASTHGLVGLAERSTYGIAKGGIIQMTRMLAIEWAAHGIRVNAIAPGTVETPSRKAHFDADPAARPRMLARIPSGRFGLPEEVAAAVAYLASPDAAYVTGQTLVIDGGLTAA; translated from the coding sequence ATGGATCTGCCTGGACGGGTCGGAGGCGGCATGAGCACCGCAAGCCGGACGGCGCTGGTGACCGGCGCTGCGCAAGGTCTGGGGTCTGCGATCGCGCTGCGCCTGGCGCGCGAAGGCTACGATGTCGCCGTGTCCGATCCGACTGCGGAAAAGCTGCTGACCACCGTGCACGCCATCGAGGCGCTCGGCCGGCGCGCGCACACGGTCGAGCTCGAACTGCGCGACCAGGCGAGCATCGAGCGCGCGTTCGCCCAAGTCGTGCAGGCGTTCGGCACGCTGGACGTGCTGGTGAACAACGCCGGAATCACGCTACGCCGCAGCGCCCTGGAGGTCTCGCGCGAGGAATGGAACGACGTGATCGCCGTCATGCTGAGCGGCACGTTCTTCATGAGCCAGCAGATGGGCCGGTACCTGGTCGCGGCCGGACGACCCGGCGCGATCGTGAGCCTCGCATCCACCCACGGGCTGGTCGGGCTCGCCGAGCGCTCGACCTACGGCATCGCCAAGGGCGGCATCATCCAGATGACCCGCATGCTCGCGATCGAATGGGCTGCACACGGCATTCGGGTGAACGCGATTGCGCCCGGAACGGTGGAGACGCCTTCGCGCAAGGCACACTTCGATGCCGACCCGGCGGCGCGCCCACGCATGCTGGCGCGCATTCCGAGCGGCCGCTTCGGCCTGCCGGAAGAGGTGGCCGCGGCGGTCGCGTACCTGGCGAGCCCCGATGCGGCGTACGTGACCGGGCAGACGCTGGTGATCGATGGCGGGTTGACTGCGGCCTGA
- a CDS encoding arginase gives MTQERQQNRTRTRVEIIGVRSGVGGRDAGAAGAVNSLRAAGLAERLQAGGLDARWGAILQPARGHAAQPTAAMSRLGPRLAQAVSDAIGNGAFPLVIGGDHSCAVGTWSGVAAANRGRGTLGLLWVDAHLDSHTPQTSHTGLIYGMPLAALLGHGDAAFTDCLVPGAKVLPQHVCVLGARSYEPEERALLDRIGVRVIGMEEITRRGVADALAEAVAIVGGAPAGYGITLDLDVIDPRDAPGVGTPAPGGMRAQELIEALALVAGDSRLRGFEIAEYNPRRDRNGVTLEHALAIAEMVLGAGSGEALQRIARVA, from the coding sequence ATGACGCAGGAACGACAGCAGAACCGGACGCGTACTCGCGTCGAGATCATCGGTGTGCGCAGCGGCGTGGGCGGGCGCGATGCCGGCGCAGCGGGCGCGGTGAACAGCCTGCGTGCGGCCGGGCTGGCCGAGCGTCTGCAGGCAGGCGGACTGGATGCGCGCTGGGGCGCAATATTGCAGCCGGCTCGCGGCCACGCAGCCCAGCCCACCGCGGCGATGTCGCGGCTCGGGCCTCGGTTGGCGCAAGCGGTGAGCGATGCGATCGGCAATGGCGCGTTCCCGCTCGTGATCGGCGGCGACCACTCGTGCGCGGTCGGCACCTGGAGCGGTGTTGCGGCGGCGAACCGCGGGCGCGGAACCCTCGGCCTGCTCTGGGTCGATGCTCACCTCGACAGTCACACGCCGCAGACTTCGCATACCGGGCTGATCTACGGCATGCCGCTCGCCGCCCTGCTCGGCCACGGCGATGCTGCCTTCACCGATTGCCTGGTGCCGGGCGCCAAGGTACTGCCGCAGCACGTGTGCGTGCTCGGCGCCCGCAGCTACGAGCCCGAAGAACGGGCGCTGCTCGATCGCATCGGCGTGCGCGTAATCGGCATGGAAGAGATCACGCGCCGCGGCGTGGCCGATGCGCTGGCGGAAGCGGTTGCGATCGTTGGTGGCGCGCCGGCCGGTTACGGCATCACGCTCGATCTCGATGTAATCGATCCGCGCGACGCGCCCGGCGTGGGCACGCCGGCGCCGGGTGGCATGCGCGCGCAGGAGCTGATCGAAGCGCTCGCGCTGGTCGCTGGCGATTCGCGCCTGCGCGGCTTCGAGATCGCGGAGTACAACCCGCGGCGGGACCGCAACGGCGTCACACTCGAGCACGCGCTGGCGATTGCCGAGATGGTCCTCGGCGCCGGCTCGGGCGAGGCTCTCCAGCGGATTGCCCGCGTCGCGTAG
- a CDS encoding YfcE family phosphodiesterase, producing the protein MRIGLISDTHNLLREEARHALAGVDRILHAGDICTRVVLDQLEAIAPLSAVRGNNDHGPWADALSETAVVPVAGVRILIVHDLATLAIDPQAEGFDVVVSGHSHRPRVEQRGAVLYVNPGSAGPRRFRLPVSVGFLDIGAGRIDAQLEELRVA; encoded by the coding sequence ATGCGTATAGGCCTCATCTCGGACACGCACAACCTCTTGCGCGAAGAAGCGCGTCATGCGCTCGCCGGCGTCGATCGGATACTGCACGCCGGCGACATCTGTACACGCGTCGTTCTCGACCAGCTCGAGGCCATCGCGCCGTTGAGCGCGGTTCGAGGCAATAACGACCACGGCCCGTGGGCGGACGCGCTGTCGGAGACCGCGGTCGTGCCGGTGGCAGGCGTGCGGATCCTGATCGTGCACGACCTCGCGACGCTCGCGATCGATCCGCAAGCCGAGGGGTTCGACGTGGTCGTCAGCGGGCATTCGCATCGGCCGCGCGTGGAACAGCGCGGGGCAGTGCTCTACGTGAATCCCGGTAGCGCCGGCCCGCGCCGCTTCCGCTTGCCCGTCTCGGTGGGCTTTCTGGATATCGGTGCAGGCCGCATCGACGCGCAGCTCGAGGAGCTGCGCGTGGCCTGA